The sequence below is a genomic window from Lolium perenne isolate Kyuss_39 chromosome 7, Kyuss_2.0, whole genome shotgun sequence.
CATGATATTATTTCTTATATATAGCAACACGGTGATCTGATCAAGTATACTTAGTACAATGCCCCTGAAGCACGTAAGCAGCACAACACTACACACAGTGTAATAGTCTTATTTACATGGTATTATGTAACTCAAATTACTCATATGTCCAACAATTGATAAGATCATCATCATTATTGTAGCTCCTTAAGATAATAATTATATATAGATGAGATGCTATATATTAATGGCTCTGATCATCACTTCCACGGATCAACTTGACTGCTCGATGTTGATGTCGAAGCGTAATCAGTAGTCACCTCTTGCACCTTCTCATTGAGCCGAAGAATGTCTCCTTCATCCGTATAGGCTACACCCTTGGCTGCATCGTTACTAAGCTGGGATGCAACAAATTTGTCCAGTACTCTCCAGTCAGTTGCTGCTTGGTCGTCCACGGAATGGTCAATAAGTTGAACATGGTGGTGGTGTGCATGGTGCACATTGATTTGGTGATCATTTGGTGATGCCAAAAGAGAATGGAAGCTGGAAGGGATCTCTAGCTCATGAGGAATGGTGTTGAGAACATGATGATGGTTTGGCATTTGGTACTGTAGCTTGAATTCTCGCTTGTAGGTATTGTTTAGCATGTGGAGGTGTTGTTCTTGCAGTGCCATGCTGTGGTGAGGGGGCATTCCTCTCATCGGAGAGTTAAGATCATGCATGAAGGGCCCATCATCGTCGACGTACCAGCACGGTGCATCATGGTCTAGATCTCTTCTTGTTGTTGGTAATCTCTTCTTGAACACCCTGCACACTACCCATCCTTCTTCCTGAAATATGTGATCAGGTCGGAGGATTAGAAAATCTATCTTTGAACACTGATCAACCGACAATGCAGATATGATCCATGTATATTGAGTTATTGACAGAATTTGGAGGACTAGCTTGCCTGCGGAGGGCCATTCTCATTGGTCTCAAGGCGGTACTCATGCATGATCCAATCGGATTTCTGGCCATTGGGAGCTCTGCCCTTGTAATACACGAGGGTCTTCCTCATGCCAACCAAGCAGTGCTTGGCATAGATAGGCTTGTCCCTCCCGGTCGCCTTCCAGAACCCAGCTGCGGTTGCGCGGTTCGTCCGAGTCCCTGTCGGATATTTCTTGTCCTTGTGGCTGAAGAAGTACCAATCGCTCTGCTCCTCCTCAGGCCCTATCCTACATTTCTCTGTATGTATAGAAATGAATGTGCAGGATCAGAAAAATATTACATTATATTGAATTCTCGTTGCTAATTCAGCGGTGTGTGTAAAGTGTGTATACCTTGGAGATCCCATGGCTCTATCTTGTAGAGATCAACATCTTTTATGACGTTTAGGTCAATCCTTCTTGAGGCCACCTTCTTCCGGAGGTAGTAATCCACCAGTTCCTCGTCGGTCGGGTGGAACCGAAAACCTGGAGGAACCTGCGGCTGCATACTGCTACTCATGTTGTTGGGTTGACAATCAATGTAAAATTAAACCTGTAAATTATTTGAAAATAAAATTAAATTATTGTTACATGTGTGTAAAAATGAAGCATATAATGCTGAAGATATGAATGAAAATATCAGGCAAGTGTACACATATATATATAAACAATCATCATATATGCCTATATATGTAGCCTGGCCGGTAGTTTAACCGGTGAATTTTATGGAAAGCTGGGCAAGTATATTTGTTTCTTGTGTGGATCTCCGGGTGGAGGCGTGCATGTGATAATGGATGGATGAAAAGTAGTAGTCATGCTAGAAGCAAGCACGATCATTTTCGGTGACGCATGCATATGCTAAGAAGCACCACTCATTGCACCTTGTGGAATGTTCCCCAGCTTCTACAGAAAGGTAGATCCCATCATGCATTGTATGTCttgtccctgctctatagctgatCTACTTTTATGTATTTGCATTTTTGCACTTGTATAAATCTGCACTACTCGTTTCGAAAAATAAATCTATACTACTATTTGTGTCATCACACTTGTACTAACTAGGTAGTAACTAGCTATATGTTTCAGTCAAGTTGctcatgcatgcatgtatctatgTCTATGATCATATGTGCTAGCTGGACTTTAACTTCTAGGCGACTGGTTTTCTTTTTTTGACGGTTCATTTAATTTTTATGATACATATATTTAATTATATTAACACCCATGCATGGTCCATAGATGTGTATATACATGAACAAAATTTTAACTACAAATAAGAATGGTCAAGTGAAGGACCGAATAAAATATACATATGCTTAACTTACACATATCAAGCTTTTCAACAACATAGACATTTGTCTGAAAAAACATAGACGTGCATAATCTTAATGTGTACTTAATAAATTATATATAACCGCGTGTTATATATTATGAGGATCCTTTTCGTAAGAATAGTCATTAGTATCCATAGCATTTTCTTCATGTGCTAACCTCTTAAGTGTCGATTATTTTATGGGTGATGTTACCGAATCGCAACTCACCATTAGCATGGATCACAAAGAAAATCTAACTGTTTACAGTCATATTTAGTAGTTGCAACCTCACATGCAACTGAAAATTTTCAATTGCAGCCGCGCGCGCTTGCAACCGAAAAAATCTCAGTTGCCTCAACCTGCAACTCAAGTGCATTAATCAGGATGCATATCCGATGTTGCATGAGCACGAGATTTGTTCTCAGACTATTGAGAACTAGTTTCCGTTATTTTATAAAATATCAAGAAAGCTAATACAATCTGTACATACATCCATTGACTATGTCCATTCTCTGCATGAGAGAAATAAGACACCCCATCTACTGGTGGAGATGGAAATAAAAGATAATAGAAAGCATGCACACATACCAAATTGATTATGCAAGTATTTATTTTTCTGTAAAAGGAAATAAGTATATAAACATCGATTTGAATTTGGATTTCCTTGATGTGGTGTCAACAAAAACTTGAAGTTAAAAAAAAATCATAAACATATACGTACATCAATCTGGATCAATGTGAAGTCCATAATGAAGAGTGAAGACCCAATGAGGTCCGTATTGGATATCCAGTTAATTAAACGTGTGCAAATCTTGTATAGGCATGTATAAGTCAAAGATATGATATCTACATGCAGTTTGATCAAACAAAACATCTATCACCGTAGATAAGAATACTAAATATGTAGGGTTGCAGTCAAATACATGTTCATAGGACACTTGTGATATCTAGGGTTTTCTATATGAATGGAACCGGTAAGGATGACACACCCACGGTGAGAGAGTGATGCATATATACCTTCTCGGCGGTTTGGTATCACGGAGATGTGATGAAACCTTGTAGAAATCCAGAGATCTGGCTAGCGAGGGAGCAGCTATAGTAGCTAGTAGACAGGGCAAAACTTTTTGTCTCTAggcttctctctctccctctctccgaTCTGCCTTTCTGATCCCTAACTCATTATCTAGCTCAGATCCCAAGAAGAATGTCCCAGCAAAGAAGAGCACGTACAACAACATCAGTAAAAGCTCAAGGGCCTCAAAGAATAACAATACAAGAACAACAAGAGTTGAAATGAATCTAGCTCCTGATCTCGAAAGTACATGCATGCCTCCATATGTGGGTGCATGAAAAAACACATAAGGCTCAGCTCATATACCTGCTGACTACAGGAGTTCTTGGCTGATTGTTGGTTactagcttcttcttcctcttcccctTGATCCTGCTCAGAAGCTAGCACATGCAGCAGGGAGCTTGCAAGCTGAGAGGAGCGAGGGAGGTTGCAGGTGAGACTGGGAGAACGGGAACGGGAACGGGGTTGATGAATGAATGGGAAGAACGGGATTGGGTGCTCAAATGAAGGAAAAGGAGAGCACGGCAATTAATCTATGGCCGCCGCCATGAATGGACAGATCGATTGGCAGGCTGTGGAAGAAGCTAAGGTAAAACCCAAACAATCTAGCTAGGTAGCTCTGCTAGCTAGGATTAATATCCAAGGCAAAGATCGATCAGATGAATTGGATGCGACGAGGATGAAGCTTTGTGCAGCTATAGCTAGGGTGAAAGACAGAGATGGAGAAAGCTAGGTGGTGAAGATGGTGGCGAGTGAGAGAGGGTTGaggtggagaagaagaagacgTAAGAGAACAGCGACCTTTGTCTGGGATGTGGACGTGGGGCCCACACGCAATGCAGGAAAAAAGGGTGGGGGCCCCGACCACCCACCAAACaaatccttcccgtccatccttgTTGCCTCGTGCCATCATTCCCTTCCTTTTcccatttttttttaaataactCCTCTAGGGTTTGTGGCTCCAACCATTTACCACTTTGCCAGTTTCACTGTGAAGGCTAGATAGGGGTTAAGTAACAATCTACTCCCTCCACCCTAGAATGGAAGGAACGCACATGCACTTCGAGGTCCGACTTTGATCTATGGTTATAACTTGCTTACAGTGTTAAAACCGGTCATACGTGGGTGGTTATGAGCCACAAAAACTATTCATTCAACTCGTATTCGGAAGATACTTCCAAGGATAAATTATTATGGATATGATCTTATTGGTTCAATTGATGGAAAAAAAAAAGTTAAACCTTGAATACGGGGGAACCCAATATTTTAGTAAGGGGGTAGTATGAAATGAACTGGAGGAACGCACCTCTCGGCAGGATTTAGCTACCTCGGCTGATCATATATGTATGCAAGAAATAATAGTCTAGTTGTTCTAAGATAATGATATTTGTACGCCTATGATGAGTACTCGATCTGCGGATCGATCT
It includes:
- the LOC127311704 gene encoding NAC domain-containing protein 7, which gives rise to MSSSMQPQVPPGFRFHPTDEELVDYYLRKKVASRRIDLNVIKDVDLYKIEPWDLQEKCRIGPEEEQSDWYFFSHKDKKYPTGTRTNRATAAGFWKATGRDKPIYAKHCLVGMRKTLVYYKGRAPNGQKSDWIMHEYRLETNENGPPQEEGWVVCRVFKKRLPTTRRDLDHDAPCWYVDDDGPFMHDLNSPMRGMPPHHSMALQEQHLHMLNNTYKREFKLQYQMPNHHHVLNTIPHELEIPSSFHSLLASPNDHQINVHHAHHHHVQLIDHSVDDQAATDWRVLDKFVASQLSNDAAKGVAYTDEGDILRLNEKVQEVTTDYASTSTSSSQVDPWK